One window of Terriglobia bacterium genomic DNA carries:
- the npdG gene encoding NADPH-dependent F420 reductase — translation MISTVCIVGGTGPEGRGLASRWARAGLRVIIGSRDGNRARMTAQEICGSLGSDAVVEGTENSAAVRAADVVVLTVPFEGQAAILKQLRNHFRPGTVLVCATVPLASGVGDKGSRVLGVWQGSAAQQAAEMVPQGIAVVGAFQNISASLLETDLPVECDVIICTDHEKAKEVAYDLARKIPGARPLDGGKLENARIVEQITALLITLNIRHKVHSAGLRITGIEENL, via the coding sequence ATGATCTCCACTGTTTGCATCGTCGGCGGTACCGGCCCCGAAGGACGCGGCCTGGCTTCGCGCTGGGCCCGCGCCGGGCTGCGCGTCATCATCGGTTCGCGCGACGGGAACCGCGCCCGCATGACGGCCCAGGAAATTTGCGGCAGTCTTGGATCGGACGCCGTCGTCGAAGGCACGGAAAACTCCGCCGCCGTCCGTGCCGCCGATGTCGTGGTGCTGACCGTTCCCTTCGAAGGCCAGGCAGCAATCCTGAAGCAGTTGCGCAATCACTTCCGCCCCGGCACGGTGCTGGTGTGCGCCACCGTACCGCTGGCCAGCGGCGTCGGCGACAAGGGTTCGCGCGTGCTCGGCGTCTGGCAGGGCTCGGCGGCGCAGCAAGCGGCGGAAATGGTGCCACAGGGCATCGCCGTCGTCGGCGCGTTTCAGAACATCTCGGCCTCGCTGCTGGAAACCGACTTGCCCGTTGAATGTGACGTCATTATTTGCACCGACCACGAGAAGGCTAAAGAAGTGGCCTACGATCTCGCCCGCAAAATCCCCGGCGCGCGTCCCCTCGACGGCGGCAAACTGGAGAATGCGCGCATTGTAGAGCAGATCACCGCCCTGCTCATCACCCTCAACATCCGCCACAAAGTGCACTCCGCGGGGTTGCGAATTACCGGAATCGAAGAGAATCTGTAA
- the cofE gene encoding coenzyme F420-0:L-glutamate ligase, producing the protein MSALSAIPIPGIGEVRPGDSIAELVLAAVARAGLRFQRGDILVVTHKIVSKAEGQIVALDQVQPRPEARRRAQRHKVDARVVELGLAQATRVVRKHRNVLITETAHGFVCANSGVDVSNVDGGHSAVLLPRDPDNSARRAYDALRRRLGFAVPVIITDTFGRPWREGLAEAAIGLAGMKAFRDYRAQRDPYGYPLRVSLEAAADELAGMAGLACGKLSRLPACIIRGFQYEPGRGKGRDLIRPAKRDLFR; encoded by the coding sequence ATGTCCGCTCTCAGTGCCATTCCAATTCCCGGCATCGGCGAAGTCCGGCCGGGTGACTCCATCGCTGAGCTTGTGCTGGCGGCCGTCGCCCGCGCCGGCCTGCGATTCCAGCGTGGCGATATCCTGGTGGTCACGCACAAGATTGTTTCCAAAGCCGAAGGGCAGATCGTCGCTCTTGACCAGGTGCAACCGAGGCCGGAAGCTCGCCGCCGTGCCCAACGGCACAAGGTGGACGCGCGCGTGGTCGAGCTCGGGCTGGCACAGGCAACGCGTGTGGTGCGCAAGCATCGCAATGTCCTGATCACCGAGACGGCGCACGGCTTTGTTTGCGCCAACAGCGGCGTGGATGTTTCCAACGTGGACGGCGGCCACAGCGCGGTCCTGCTGCCGCGCGATCCCGACAACTCGGCGCGGCGCGCCTATGACGCACTGCGGCGTCGCCTCGGGTTTGCCGTTCCGGTTATCATTACCGATACCTTCGGGCGGCCGTGGCGCGAGGGCTTGGCGGAGGCGGCGATCGGGCTCGCGGGCATGAAAGCGTTCCGCGATTACCGCGCGCAACGAGATCCCTATGGATATCCGTTGCGCGTCAGCCTGGAAGCCGCCGCCGACGAACTGGCGGGCATGGCGGGACTGGCTTGCGGCAAGCTGTCGCGCCTCCCCGCGTGTATCATTCGCGGCTTCCAATATGAGCCGGGCCGCGGCAAGGGACGCGACTTGATTCGACCCGCCAAGCGCGATTTGTTTCGCTGA
- the cofH gene encoding 5-amino-6-(D-ribitylamino)uracil--L-tyrosine 4-hydroxyphenyl transferase CofH gives MAAADISQLGTIGWSDICRQASPDVRAALETVLEAHDGARLTRDQCLRLAAAENKDLLALIVAADDLRRAIVGDVVTYVVNRNINFTNVCFVGCKFCAFSRGPREDDAYFLTLEDVARRTREARARGATEVCIQGGLPRGLPPFYYRDILRAVKSAVPDMHTHAFSPMEVSYGIELTGMSTRDYLCMLRDNGLDTLPGTAAEILDDDVRELISRNKLSTARWREIIATAHQCGIRTTSTLMYGHIETTEHWVNQLLLLRDIQAQTGGFTEFVPLGFVHQNTLLFQEGMARPGPTLAEHLKIHALARIMLAGSIRNLQVSWVKLSRETAQLCLRAGANDYGGTLMEENISRLAGATSGEYLSPEQFHERIRELGRIPAERNTTYTRLKLFDNSEEGSARSERQILAHGLSRGQSVNKTGARFSGRQNP, from the coding sequence GTGGCAGCAGCAGACATCAGTCAACTCGGGACCATCGGCTGGTCAGACATTTGCCGCCAAGCCTCGCCCGATGTCCGCGCCGCTCTGGAAACTGTGCTCGAAGCGCACGACGGCGCCCGGCTCACGCGCGACCAATGCCTGCGCCTCGCCGCCGCCGAAAATAAGGACCTGCTTGCCCTCATCGTTGCCGCCGACGACCTGCGCCGTGCCATAGTCGGCGACGTCGTCACCTACGTTGTCAATCGCAACATTAATTTCACCAACGTCTGCTTCGTCGGCTGCAAGTTCTGTGCTTTTAGTCGCGGTCCGCGCGAGGACGACGCCTACTTTCTCACCCTCGAAGACGTCGCCCGCCGTACCCGTGAGGCCCGCGCGCGCGGCGCTACCGAGGTCTGCATCCAGGGCGGTTTGCCGCGCGGGCTGCCGCCGTTTTACTACCGCGACATCTTGCGCGCCGTGAAAAGCGCCGTGCCCGACATGCACACCCACGCCTTCTCGCCGATGGAGGTTTCCTACGGCATCGAACTCACCGGCATGAGCACGCGCGACTATCTCTGCATGTTGCGCGATAACGGTCTCGACACCCTGCCCGGCACCGCTGCCGAAATTCTCGACGATGACGTGCGCGAGCTCATCTCGCGCAACAAGCTCTCGACCGCCCGCTGGCGCGAGATCATCGCCACCGCGCACCAGTGCGGCATCCGCACCACGTCAACCCTGATGTACGGCCACATCGAAACCACCGAACACTGGGTGAACCAGTTGCTGTTGCTGCGCGACATCCAAGCGCAGACCGGCGGCTTTACCGAGTTCGTGCCGCTGGGCTTCGTGCACCAGAACACGCTTCTGTTCCAGGAAGGCATGGCGCGGCCCGGCCCCACTCTTGCCGAGCATTTGAAAATCCACGCTCTCGCTCGCATAATGCTCGCTGGCTCGATTCGCAACCTGCAGGTGTCGTGGGTGAAGCTCAGCCGCGAGACCGCGCAACTCTGCCTCCGCGCCGGTGCCAATGACTACGGCGGTACGCTGATGGAGGAAAACATTTCCCGGCTGGCGGGCGCGACCTCCGGCGAGTACCTCAGCCCCGAGCAGTTCCACGAGCGCATCCGCGAACTCGGCCGCATCCCGGCCGAACGCAACACCACCTACACAAGACTTAAGTTGTTCGACAATTCGGAAGAGGGGAGCGCGCGTAGCGAGCGCCAGATCTTAGCCCACGGCCTAAGCCGTGGTCAGAGCGTTAACAAGACCGGAGCCCGCTTTAGCGGGCGACAGAATCCCTGA
- a CDS encoding DUF6364 family protein, giving the protein MNITLSIDDQLVARARKRAEALGKSLNQAIRDYLQNLAGADDAESSIDEFKRLSGRGHSRGWRFSRDEIHERP; this is encoded by the coding sequence ATGAACATCACCTTGTCCATCGACGATCAGCTCGTGGCGCGGGCGCGGAAGCGGGCGGAGGCCCTGGGCAAGAGTCTCAACCAGGCCATCCGAGACTACCTGCAAAATCTAGCCGGCGCTGACGATGCCGAAAGCAGCATTGACGAATTCAAGCGCCTCTCGGGCCGCGGCCACTCCCGTGGCTGGCGATTCAGTCGCGATGAGATTCATGAGCGCCCGTAG